CCACTACCACAACCAGCATATCTCCCAGTTTCTTTGATTCCTTCAAATAATGAATATGACCAAGATGTATGATGTCGAAAACGCCGGTTGCCATTACCTTAATCATCAGCGCCCTATTTTAAGATTGTAAATAAAGATTTCACCACCCGTCATATATTCACTTCTAAAGATCTAATCTTGATATGATGAAATACTCCTATATCCAGAGAGGTTATTCCCACATAAATGATAATCAGACGCTACAGAAGATCAGACCTCGATAATATAGCAGTGCTGGAAAAGAGGGCTTTCACTGTCGGCCCATATTCCAAACGTTATCTCAAAACTGTGCTGGAGTATCCTGGATCGATAAGCATGGTGGCGCAGATAAACTCCTCGATATGTGGTTATCTGGTAGCACTGCCACTGGATGAAAGATCCATAGATATAGAGAGCATAGCAACAGATCCCGACTGCAGGGGCCTGGGCATAGCAAAGCGTATGATTTCCATGCTTATAAATTGGGCTTGCAATGAATATGAAAACATAATTCTCGAAGTGAGGGACAAAAATACTGAGGCCATATCGCTGTATCTGAAAATGGGATTCGAAATCATAGAATTTCTCAATGGATATTATCATGAATCCTATAGAGGATCAATAAATGCTTATCGTATGAAAAGAAATTGTAAAGAAAAGACTGCTTGATCCATGATTCAATCAAAATCGTGATTTCTCTCCATTTCGCTGTAAACTCCGGCTATTTTCTGTGCTGTTCTCTGAAGATCTTCAAAAGATACTTCCAGTCTCCCCCATTTGAAAGGTTTATCACACCATCTCGGTATAACATGCACATGAAAATGCATGACTCTTTGATTTGCACACGATCCATTGTTCTGGCCTATATTGATGCCATCAGCTCCCATAGCTTTCATTACAGCTTTGGCAACCCTCTTGGCCATCAATTGAACTTCAATATAGTATCTTTGATCTATGTCGAAGATGTTCTCAAAATGTTCTTTCGGAATTACAAGGATGTGCCCAGGTTCAACAGGAGCATTGTCCATGAATGATATCACCATATCATTTTCGGCCACTATCGCTGCATTTCTCTTTATGATAATCTCCTTACAAAAAACACATGAATCGTCCAATACCATTTCGAAACACCCATGTTTATTCTGCTGCTCTGGCTCAAGGAATATTATCGATGCGACCCGTATATTTCAATATTCCTTACATATCCAGATCCTATGACTTATGCACGTCTTCCTAGGTCAATCAATTCAAAGTTAATATATTTGCCATTCCATCATACCTTAAGTATTCCTGACTATTCCAATTGTGCAAATTGGGATTTACGATGATTATTATCTCAGATGTTTCTTTTATTATTTAAGATCTTTCATAATATGGCTCTTCTTTTAGAAATTCCCATTAAGTTAAAATAGAATAATCAACTATGATCGTTATGTATGGGGTAAATGGAAAGGTTCTTTGGGCTGATCTCACAAATGAGAAGATGTGGGTTGAAGAGATCCCAGAACAGATATACAGGAAATATCTTGCCGGGGTTGGTCTTGGTGCCTATATACTCAATCGTGAAATAAAAAATAACATCGATGCACTTGGCCCCGATAATATATTGGGCTTCGTAACTGGAATATTCAACAGCCATAATGCACCACTCGGTGGAAGGTTAGAAGTGGTGGCCAAATCCCCAATGACCGGTACATGGGGTGATTCAAACTGCGGTGGAAAATTCGCTCCTGAATTGAAGAATACTGGTTTTGACGCACTCTTTGTTAAGGGTATAGCGAAGCACCCGGTTTACATAAAGATAGTGGATGATAATTATTCCATAGAGGATGCAAGTACGCTTTGGGGCAAAGATGCGTATGAAACGGAAACCGAGTTGAAGAAAATAGAGCCGAAAGGGCAGGCAATGGTTATAGGGGTACCGGGAGAAAAGATGCTCTACGCCGCTGCAATAATGAATGAATACGGAAGAGCCGCAGGCAGATCAGGGCTGGCTGCCGTTATGGGATCCAAGAAACTTAAAGGTGTGCTTGTACGTGGAACAAAGAAGATACCGGTATATGATGATAAGATGCTCACCGATACCATAAAGAAAGCTCAGATTCAGTTCAGAAATTCAATGAATCTAGTCAATCCTTGGCACATGTTCGGTACAACTCAAATTACGGAATCATCCCATCTAAATGGTGATACCCCTATCAAGAACTGGGCTGGTGTTGGCATAATTGACTTCGGCGAGGAGAACGCTCGCAAGATAAGCGGTGAGGAAATCAGGAAGGATGTCCTCAAATCATACGGCTGTGCGCAGTGCACACTGGCATGTGGAGGACATGTGAAGAGAGAGACAAGATATGGAACAGTTGAAGGGCATCGTCTGGAGTATGAAGGTACAGGTGCATTCGGCGGCCTGAACCTGATTGCGGATCTTGACGCTATGTCCATGTCCTTCGAGCTGTGCAATAGATATGGACTCGATATAATAACAACCGGGGCCGTGATAGCATTCGCCAACGAGCTGTATGAAAGGGGAATTTTAACCGAAAAAGATATAGGGTTCAAGATAGGATTCGGAAATTCAGATGCCGAGGTCAAGCTCACTGAGTTGATAGGGAAAGGTGAGGGAATTGGGAGAATACTTGGCATGGGACAGAGATATGCAGCAAAGGTCATAGGAAAGGGTGCTGAAGAATCTGCCATGGAAATAGGCGGGCAGGATCTTCCGATGCATGACCCAAGGCTGATGCCCAGCCTTGGAAATACCTATATCTCGGATGCCACACCTGGAAGACATACCGCTGGTGGTATAGGGTTCAACGAGGGCTTCGAGCTTGTCCTTCCATTCAAGCATAAGGAGAGCGGAACAAAGATCCCGAGATACGAGTATCATGGAAAGGCCCACTGGCAGCTGCTATCTGTGGCAGGACAGGAGATCCTGAATTCCACCGGGATGTGCCTGTTCTCCACCAATATATGGCCAAACAGCTATCCGTATCTTGAACTGATAAAGGCGATAACAGGATGGGATCTTACCGAAGACGATCTTGTGGAGATCGGATGGAGGATACAGATGGCCAGGCACATATTCAATGCTAAGCAGGGTATAAATCAGTATGAGATCAAGCCACCAGGGAGAGTCATGGGTTATCCACCTCTGAAAGCCGGTCCTACCGCTGGGGTATCCGTGGATTATGAGACTTTGAGAAACGAATATCTGTCCGAGATTGGATTGTCAAGAGATGGCAGGCCATCACCGGACGTCCTCAAAAAATTGGATATAGATCCGGAGATCGCTGTCGGTATCTGAAATCAGATGCCGATATAATATTGATTTACCCTAATCTTTCCCTTTAGTCTCATCGAGTTAAGAACGACCGTGCTTGAACTCATTCCCATGGCAAATGCGGCCAGGATCGGAAGGAATGAGTATATCCCCGTTCCAAAGATAGGTACCAGGATGCCAGCAGCTACAGGTATGAGCGCAGAGTTATAGAATATGGCCCAGAATATGTTCTGTTTGACCTTAGAAATGGTCTTCGATGATATATCGAATATTGCTATTATGGCCCTGAGATCATTTCTGAGAAGAACGAAGTCTCCCTGACTTCTCGTTATGTCTGATCCAGATCCCATTGCGACCCCAACATCGGCCTGATCGATTGCTATGGCATCATTCATACCATCCCCAACGAACATCACATACTCTCCTGATTCCTGGTATCTCCTTATGATCTCAGCCTTATCCTCTGGCCTCAAACCAGAATGTATCTCATCGGCACCTATGGTATCTAGAACGGACAGCGAGTTCTTGTTCCTATCGCCTGTAAGAACAGATATCCTTATGCCCATTGATCTGAGATGAGATATGGTTTCAACAGCCCCTGGACGCAATTTACTGCCCACACTCAGAATGCCTCTCTCTTCTCCATCAACATAAATCTTAATGTAGCCATCATCTCCTGATCGCACGGAGACATGATGCCCAGAGCAATCACCTTCTATACCGATCCCAGGAATTTCATTTACATTCGCAACATCCATCGATGTTGAGTTACCAGAATAATCTACTATTGCCCTTGCTACCGGATGGTTAGAATGCAATTCCAGTGCCGCCGCCATATGAAGGGCATTCATATCTCCATCGTAACTCAGGACATGCATCTCTGGTTCCGTTAGTGTTCCAGTCTTATCAAAGACTACCCTGTTCACCTTTATTACCCTATCCATTGCCCCCGTATTTTTCACCAGTATTCCAGCCTCGAAGGAACCCTCAGATGCTATCAGAAGTGTTATAGGGCCGGCAAGTCCAATTGCACATGGGCAGGCTATGACTATAACAGAAACAAATGCCAATACAGCTATTTCGATGAAATATGGATCTCCTATGGATCTAAGATAGAAGAACCAGAAGAGAAATGAAAGGCTAGCCGCTGCAAGCACAACTGGAACAAAGTAAGAGGAAAAGATGTCTGCAAGCCTCTGAATCTTTGTTCTTCCTGAGGAAGCCATCTTGATGAAAGAATATATCTTGCCAACAGTTGAATTTGCACCTACATTCTGCACCCTTACCGTAAGAATTCCGTTGAGATTTTTCGTACCTGCTGAGACGAAGTCACCCTCCCTTTTTGCCAGCGGCAATGCTTCACCGGTTATCATCGATTCGTCCACATCAGATGATCCACGATCTACCGTACCATCCACCGGTATTATTTCTCCAGCCCTGACCTCTATCAGATCTCCAGGATGAACATCTGAAGCAGGTTTGTCCTTCACACCCTCGCTGTAGACCACATGAATGGTGTCCGGAATCAGATCTATAAGCTTGTTTCCAGCCTCACTTGCCTTTGCCTTTGTAACATTTTCAATATAGGATCCTGTTAATATCAGGGATACTATGAAATCCGATGAATCGTAATATACCATGGAATGCGGTATGACATGCGGGAAGAACGTTATGAATAGAGAGAATGCGAACGCAGTGATAACGCCGAGAGACACCAGAAGATCCATGTTCCCGCTTTTTGTCTTTATGGCTCCCCATGCACCCTGATAGAACTGCGTACCAGAATAGAAAATTACCGGAATAGAAAGCAGAAGGAGAATGAAATCGCGGAATTTTATACCGCTGAGATATGTTAGAACCATCACGGCCACAGAAAATACCCATGCAATCCATAATTTTTTGGCGAGATCTTTCCCTTGTTTCTCTGGCTCCAGGAATTTGTCCATGCATGTCTTCGAACAGAAATAATATCTCGTTCCATCCCTATCAACATAGAGATCCGAGGTTTCGGGAACATACATACCGCATATAGGATCAGTAGCCATTTTTAAGCATTACCCACCATAAGTTAAGGCTATTCTGTGCATTTCGCAAAGGATACGTTTAAACGGGAATCAAGAATACTTGATTATGATAGATCCAGTGTGTGGAATGAAGGTTGATAAGAACGCAAGATACAGATCAAGCTACAATGGTAAAGAATACTACTTCTGCAGTGAACATTGCAAGATTGAATTCGATAAGAATCCTATAAAATATACAAGATAAAAAAGTTTATTAAGATAGACGAATTATAAATTTATGGCAAAATATGTTTTTAAATGTGCCGACATAGGTATGAACTGCGGCTTTGAAGCCTCTGCAAAGAGTATAGATGAATTGATGCCAAAGATCGTTGAACATGCAAAGACAGCCCATAACATAACGGAGATAAATGAGGATCTGAAGAATAAGGTCACAGCCGCAATAAAGAAAAAGATGTTCTGAACAGTCAATGAAATGAAACGATAGGTGTTCGTTTCGCCTATATTTTTGATCTAATTCACATAGTTAATTTTATAGATTATTATAATTGTATCTAAAAAATATCCGATATTTTCAACAGCTTTATGCGCCAGGATGATATATTGGTCATGCATTCTATTATTTGTTCTGATCCTGGTCTATAAAGAATTTCAGCTCTTTAAGAGATCTCTCTCTTATGGCCCTTGGTAGAGGATATTCGAAAAGCCTCTTTCCATGAGAAAGATATTTTACCATCAGATTTCGCATCATGCCACCACACGGACAGGCCTTTTCCTGAACATCCGCGGGTACCACTTCTACTCTGTTACATTTCTCGCATCTGAGCACGTTCTTCTTGCCTGACATTTTACCTCTCTTGGTCTCCGGCTTTCCATTAACCTCAACTATATCCATAGCAAAGTCGAAAGGCTTGGCAGATGATATTGAGGTTCCTACACCGAAGGCCTCAGCTCCTGCATCCCTCAGCCGCCTGACAGTATTCTCGTCAAGGCCACCCGATACCATTATCTTTATGTCCTTCCTGCCTCTGAGGGCTAGTTCCCATCTGACTTCTCTTATCAGTGCCTCGAAATTACCCCGTCTGGATGAGGGAGTGTCCAGCCTAATATAATCAACTTTATCGAAGAGCTCAGCAACTTTAATGGCAGCAAACTTCTCATCCATGTATGTATCTATGAGAAGAACGGATTTCTGCCCACTCTTCGTGTTCTCTAAAGTCAGCTTCCAGGCGTCCTCATCGCCTATCATTATGGAAAGGGCATGCGGCATAGTTCCAACCGGATCCTCACCTATAATCCTAGCACCAAGCACACCAGAAACCCCATCTGCACCACCGATATAGGCTGATCTATCTATCATGGGTGAGATGGCCGGATGCATCCTGCGTATACCGAACGAAAAGAATGGAAGATCACCGGCAGCCATTCTGACCTTTGAGGCCTTTGTTGAAATACCGGAGGCCTGGCATATAAAGCCCAATATCGCAGTTTCATACATTCCGAAATCGCAGTACTTTCCCTCTATTCTTATAAAGGGTACAGGCATTCCGTTGGCATCCCTTGGATATATTATGGTGCCCTCTGGTATTGCATAAAGATCCACATCTATATTCTCGAGAAGCTTGATCACCTCATCCAAGCCCGTGAAATTTATCCATGTATCCAGTGGCCCTGATATTGTGGCCTCCATAGATACTTCAAGATCCTTGCATCTATTTCCCAGTGCCTTTATTGTCCTTTCAAAATAAACGTCAGAGGCCAGACCCTTCTTTATCTCCTCATCGCTGGCAATGTTGAATGTATTCATCTTACCATCCCATCATCTGAATATATCGAATGTATATATAAATGGAGACTCGAACTTTTCTAATTCAACTGGCATAAACGTAGTATCGAATTAAGTCAGCTGCTCCTCGCTAAAGCTTCGGAGCTTGCAGCTGGGAGGGTCGAATGACCGAAAATAGCACCCGCCACAATAGGCTGGCTGACGGCAGCCCTGTTCCTGATGTTGAGGGAAGCAACGAAATCAGCCTCTCCCTCGAATCCACAGGAAATACATCTAAAACGGGATCGTTCAGGCCTGTTCCTTTTGTCTATGGTATGGCACACAGGGCACTCCCTGCTCGTATTCTTTGGATCAATAACTATGACGGGAATACCTGCCTCCATTGCCTTGTATTCTATGAAGGATCTGAGCTGATGGAATGCCCAGGAGTTGTGGATGTATATATTGGCCTTCTGAACGATCTCCTTCGATATCACATGGTTGACATTCCTTACGAACCTGCTCTCCTTCCCAGAGAGCTTCTTGAGATGCATCTTCGCAGATTTAGTTCCTTTAGACTGCAATCTGGAACGAAGATCGGAGTAATGTTTTCTGACATCCTTGATCTCCTCTCCAGAATAGTACTTGCCGGTGGAATCAACGGCAATGTTTTCAATGCCCATGTCAACCCCGATAACATCCTTCGCCTCAACCAGGGGCTCTTCTGGAACTTCCACTGCAACCATGAGGTAGAACTGCTTGTTCTTCCTGATGAGATCGCACTGACCCCTGATCCTTTCAAAAGGCATCTCTCGATATTTACCGATGGTTATGGGTATTCTTATCCTTCCATGAACTGTGTTTATGCTTATTTCATCCATACCCTTGAAACTGAGTATCCTCTGGTCATAGACAATGGATCCAAAATCCCTGAACTCATGGAAATGTTCCCTATCCGCTTTATAGGTTTCAACAACCTTGGCTATAACCCTTACGGCGAGCTGTGCGGCAAGACCGAACTTCTCCCTTATATCCCTATAGACTATCCTCTGCAGGAACACCTTGTTGAAAATCTTCTTATCAAAGGCTATTCTGGAGACAAAGTTGCATGCCTCGTTGAATCTGACGAAAGTATCTATGAGTGCTTCCTTTTGTTTCTCATCGGGAAGCAATTTGATCTGAAGGGTTTTAAGAACAATATAGACATAATAATTCAATATATAAGTTCGTCGCAATTCCTCTCCACCCTAAAGGATGGGGCTTCTTTGCGACAGGAAATGGTGAACCGAATGTATTTCATGCTTATGCACAGATCCCGATTTTATTCCTGAAATATAAGATCCATAAGTTCTATGATCATTTAAAACTCATAGATATCCTGAGCTTCCATCGTCACCACCATATGGTATTATCTCCTCTGTCCTCTATGTGTATTCCATTCCTGATCAGGATTTCCCGTATCTGATCTGCCTCGCTGAACTTCCTTTCTTTCCTCAATCTGTTTCGCATATTGAGCAGATCTTCGACGATTCCTGAAAGATTATTGTTCTCAGAGAACAGTATTCCAGCGAAGACGTCAACCCATCTGAATATCTTCGCAGCCTCATCCGCACTTTTTCTTGATATGTCCTCCAGATCCCTGTTTATCTCACCGGCAAGCTCAAGGAGATCCCTAAACACCGATCGGAAGTCAAAGTCATTTGACGCTTCTTCTTCCATCTTGGCTATGATTGATCCAGCATCCAGTTCGATGTCTTTATTCCCAGATGCGTTCATTAGTTTTCTGTAGGTAGAATTGATATATTCCACCTGCTTTTTTGATTCTTCCAGAAGATTCTTTGAAAAGTCCAGCTGGGTCCTGTAGTTTGCGTTCAGCAACGCATAGCGAAGATCTTCCGGTCTGTATTCCTTCAGAACCTCCCTTATGGTAACGAAGTTCTTCAGGGATTTTGACATTTTTTCGTTGTTGACGTTGATCATGCCTGTGTGGATCCAGTAATGCGAAAGATATTTCCTACCGCTTATCGATCTCATCTGTGCTATCTCTGCCTCGTGATGCGGGAATATAAGATCGGATCCTCCACCATGTATATCATATTCGGGCCCGAAATAGGTCTCTGTTATAGCAGTGTCCTCTATGTGCCATCCAGGCCTCCCCGGGCCCCAGGGTGATTCCCAATAAGGCTCTCCCGGCTTTCTCTTCTTCCAGAGCACAAAATCCTCTGGATTTCTCTTATTCTCGTTCACTGCAACCCTATATCCATGTATTATCTGATCCAGGCTCTGGTTCGAAAGCTGGCCATAATCTGGAAATTTTCTTACCTCAAAATAAACGCCATCGGTTGTCTCATAGGCATATCCCTTTTCAATGAGTCTCTCTATCTGAGATATGATCTCAGGGATATATAGGGTTGATTTGGCGAAATAGTTTATTGAATTCACCTTCAGCGCAGCCATATCCTCAAGGAATTCTCTGAAATAGATCTCGGCAACTTCGCTGGGATCTATGTTCATTTCTCTGGCTTTATTTATTATCTTATCATCTATGTCAGTTATATTCTGAAGATAAAAGACCGAATAACCTTCAGATCTGAGAAATTTGACAACCGCATCGAAGAATATGTAGGTTCTTGCATGTCCTATATGAAAATGATCCTGAACAGTTGGACCGCAAACGAATATGTTTACACGCCCTCTGTTCATCTCCCTGAATTCTTCAATCCCTCGTGTCAGTGTATTGTAGAAACGCATATACAATCATTCCATAATCAATCTATAAGATATATAAACATTGATCCATATTCCACTAGGCCACTTGATGCGACCTTCGATATTCTCTAAACTTACAAGATGAAACCGGGAACTCTGATCACGCCTTCACAGTCTACTGCAGATAGCTTTTATACTCCCAGTCGTATACATGATATATGCTGTTTTCTGTAGTTGCGGATGCCTTTGAAAAGATGGAGAACACAACCAAAAGGCTGGAGCTTACTGATCTTCTTGTTAATCTTTTGAAGACTGCTGATGATGATCTGCCTCTCCTCGTTTATCTTGTCCAAGGAAAACTTGGTCCGGATTATCTTGGTCTTGAAACACAGATGTCTGACAAACTGATCCTAAAAGCGCTTTCAACAGCCTCAAATATATCGGAAGAAGAAATAGAAAAAGAATATACAAAACTTGGAGACATAGGATCGCTGGCACGCGAAATGGCCGAAAGGAGAAGCATGAGCACATTGATGAAAGTTGAACTGACTGTAAAATACATACATGATTCTCTTATGAAGATGGCCCGATCATCTGGATCCGGAAGCACAAAGTCAAGAATCGATGCATATATGGATCTGTTCCTCAACAGCACCCCCAAGGAGATAATGTACATAACAAGAATCATAACGGGCAAACTGCGTGTTGGAATATCCGATGCCACGATACTTGATGCCATAATAAAGGCATTCTCAGATGAAAAATATGCTGAGGATATAGAGAATGCCTATAATTTCCATCCTGATCTCGGTTATATAGCATCTGAGCTGAGGAATGGCAACAGCCAGAATATAATCGGATTGGGGCCTACCCCAATGATACCCTTCAAGGTCATGCTTGCAGAACGCCTGAGATCCGTGGAGGAGATCCTCGAGAAGATGGGTGGGAGATGCGCATTCGAATACAAATATGATGGGATGCGCACGCAGACGCATATAGAGAAGGGTAATGTTCGATTATTTTCAAGGGGAAATGAGGAGACAACGAATCAGTTTCCGGATATAAGGAAAGCAGCATTGGAAACGTTCAAGGTTGATTCGGCCATACTGGATGGAGAAGCGGTACCATACGACCCGGACACCGGCGAACTATATCCATTCCAGGCCATATCTCACAGGAGAGGAAGAAAACACGATGTAGATAAGGTGTCGTCTGAGATACCAATCACAGTATTCCTCTTCGACATTGTTTATCTAAATGGTAAGGATCTGTCTAAGACACCTTATTCGCAGAGAAGGAGCATACTGGAATCGCTCTTCAAGGAGAACGATAATTTCAGACTTGCAAAGAGAATAGAATCCGGGGATCAGGCCGAAGTGCACAGATTCTTCAACCAGGCTATAGAGGATGGCTGCGAAGGACTTGTTGCGAAGAGCCTCTCTCAGGATTCCGTATACAAAGCCGGTGCAAGGGGTTGGCTATGGATAAAATTGAAGAGAGACTATCAGGCACAGCTCTGGGATACCTTAGATCTAACCGTGGTGGGTGCATTCTACGGACATGGCAGAAGAAAGGGGACCTATGGAGCACTGCTCCTGGCTACATACAATGATAAAAATGATACCTTTGAAACGGTGTGTAAACTTGGATCTGGTTTTTCTGACGATGTTCTGTTTTCTCTGCCTAAGAAATTTGAAAAATATGTATCAAAGGAGAAACCAGCCAGAGTAGTCAGCAATCTTGAACCCGATGTGTGGTTCTGTCCGGAAGTTGTGATGGAGGTAATTGGAGCTGAAATAACCGTGAGTCCGGTGCATACATGTGCCTATGGAGAAATAGAAAAAGATTCCGGGTTATCCGTAAGATTCCCGAGATTCACCGGGAAATGGCGTGAGGATAAAAAACCTGAAGATTCAACAACATCAAGGGAGATCCTTGAGATGTATAAAGAACAAAAAAAGACTTTGACGGAAGAGAAGAGTTAAAAATTACTCTTCTTCTTCGTCTCTGCTCGATCTTCCACCGTATCCGCCGCGTCTGAAGTTATCTCTGCGTGGACCGGATCGATGGAAATTCTCATATTCCTTTTCGCTTGCGTCGAAATCCTCGTTAACTTCTGCCACTTCTTCATCAGAAACATTCAATGAACCGTATTTGCCAACGTTAAGCCTTATATGACCCCTGACAAGTGAAACGTATCCGTTCCCTATTGCAAGAGTCTCACCGGTCTTAGCCTGGCTAGCCTGATCGCCCCATAGGGACAGTATAACCTTTCCCGTGTCGTCTCCGATGGTTACTTCTGTCACAGATCTCTGGTCTCCAAACTTCGTTTGTATTGTTTTTGGTTCTCCAACAGACAAAACTTTTCCAACAACATTCACTCTCCTTGAGGAGGGTGTTAGATCCTTTATTTTCGTTATATCTTCCATACTACTTACTATCCTGTCTCTAGAACGTCTCTAGAAAGACCAACCACACATTTCAATTGCGTATTTAACTCTTTACATCTGCACTGTCTTTTCATACTGACGCTCATATTCCGAAGGGAGCTCTTCTACGGTTTTCACCGGAACATTCCTCCTCACGAAATTCCAGAGGTATATATCTATGTCAACCCCCATTCCCATCAGATATTCGCTCATTCGCTTTTCAAGATCGCAACCTTTTGCATCAAAGTCGGTCAGCAGTATGATGTGTCTGTATCGTTCAGCAATCCGATCGGAAAATTCAACAAGGGACATCCCTCTATTCAATATCAGTATTTCTCCCAGGAACTTCATCTTCCTCAGTGATTTCAGATCGTTTCGCCCTTCAACTACTATGGGTACACTCATATTTCTGGACCGGTACTTCTCAATAATCTCCAAAAATCTGTTTCTGGAGGACGTATTTGCCAATCTCCGCTTGCTATTTAAAGATTATGTCCATTGCTAATCATTAACATTTATATATGAATATTCGTTATATTCAGTAAGGTGAGTATGCAGGATATGAATATA
This genomic interval from Thermoplasma sp. Kam2015 contains the following:
- a CDS encoding HIT family protein, whose translation is MVLDDSCVFCKEIIIKRNAAIVAENDMVISFMDNAPVEPGHILVIPKEHFENIFDIDQRYYIEVQLMAKRVAKAVMKAMGADGINIGQNNGSCANQRVMHFHVHVIPRWCDKPFKWGRLEVSFEDLQRTAQKIAGVYSEMERNHDFD
- a CDS encoding GNAT family N-acetyltransferase; this encodes MIIRRYRRSDLDNIAVLEKRAFTVGPYSKRYLKTVLEYPGSISMVAQINSSICGYLVALPLDERSIDIESIATDPDCRGLGIAKRMISMLINWACNEYENIILEVRDKNTEAISLYLKMGFEIIEFLNGYYHESYRGSINAYRMKRNCKEKTA
- a CDS encoding nicotinate phosphoribosyltransferase gives rise to the protein MNTFNIASDEEIKKGLASDVYFERTIKALGNRCKDLEVSMEATISGPLDTWINFTGLDEVIKLLENIDVDLYAIPEGTIIYPRDANGMPVPFIRIEGKYCDFGMYETAILGFICQASGISTKASKVRMAAGDLPFFSFGIRRMHPAISPMIDRSAYIGGADGVSGVLGARIIGEDPVGTMPHALSIMIGDEDAWKLTLENTKSGQKSVLLIDTYMDEKFAAIKVAELFDKVDYIRLDTPSSRRGNFEALIREVRWELALRGRKDIKIMVSGGLDENTVRRLRDAGAEAFGVGTSISSAKPFDFAMDIVEVNGKPETKRGKMSGKKNVLRCEKCNRVEVVPADVQEKACPCGGMMRNLMVKYLSHGKRLFEYPLPRAIRERSLKELKFFIDQDQNK
- a CDS encoding transposase, with amino-acid sequence MRRTYILNYYVYIVLKTLQIKLLPDEKQKEALIDTFVRFNEACNFVSRIAFDKKIFNKVFLQRIVYRDIREKFGLAAQLAVRVIAKVVETYKADREHFHEFRDFGSIVYDQRILSFKGMDEISINTVHGRIRIPITIGKYREMPFERIRGQCDLIRKNKQFYLMVAVEVPEEPLVEAKDVIGVDMGIENIAVDSTGKYYSGEEIKDVRKHYSDLRSRLQSKGTKSAKMHLKKLSGKESRFVRNVNHVISKEIVQKANIYIHNSWAFHQLRSFIEYKAMEAGIPVIVIDPKNTSRECPVCHTIDKRNRPERSRFRCISCGFEGEADFVASLNIRNRAAVSQPIVAGAIFGHSTLPAASSEALARSS
- a CDS encoding DUF1059 domain-containing protein, which encodes MAKYVFKCADIGMNCGFEASAKSIDELMPKIVEHAKTAHNITEINEDLKNKVTAAIKKKMF
- a CDS encoding cation-translocating P-type ATPase, producing the protein MATDPICGMYVPETSDLYVDRDGTRYYFCSKTCMDKFLEPEKQGKDLAKKLWIAWVFSVAVMVLTYLSGIKFRDFILLLLSIPVIFYSGTQFYQGAWGAIKTKSGNMDLLVSLGVITAFAFSLFITFFPHVIPHSMVYYDSSDFIVSLILTGSYIENVTKAKASEAGNKLIDLIPDTIHVVYSEGVKDKPASDVHPGDLIEVRAGEIIPVDGTVDRGSSDVDESMITGEALPLAKREGDFVSAGTKNLNGILTVRVQNVGANSTVGKIYSFIKMASSGRTKIQRLADIFSSYFVPVVLAAASLSFLFWFFYLRSIGDPYFIEIAVLAFVSVIVIACPCAIGLAGPITLLIASEGSFEAGILVKNTGAMDRVIKVNRVVFDKTGTLTEPEMHVLSYDGDMNALHMAAALELHSNHPVARAIVDYSGNSTSMDVANVNEIPGIGIEGDCSGHHVSVRSGDDGYIKIYVDGEERGILSVGSKLRPGAVETISHLRSMGIRISVLTGDRNKNSLSVLDTIGADEIHSGLRPEDKAEIIRRYQESGEYVMFVGDGMNDAIAIDQADVGVAMGSGSDITRSQGDFVLLRNDLRAIIAIFDISSKTISKVKQNIFWAIFYNSALIPVAAGILVPIFGTGIYSFLPILAAFAMGMSSSTVVLNSMRLKGKIRVNQYYIGI
- a CDS encoding YHS domain-containing protein; the encoded protein is MIDPVCGMKVDKNARYRSSYNGKEYYFCSEHCKIEFDKNPIKYTR
- a CDS encoding aldehyde ferredoxin oxidoreductase family protein; the encoded protein is MYGVNGKVLWADLTNEKMWVEEIPEQIYRKYLAGVGLGAYILNREIKNNIDALGPDNILGFVTGIFNSHNAPLGGRLEVVAKSPMTGTWGDSNCGGKFAPELKNTGFDALFVKGIAKHPVYIKIVDDNYSIEDASTLWGKDAYETETELKKIEPKGQAMVIGVPGEKMLYAAAIMNEYGRAAGRSGLAAVMGSKKLKGVLVRGTKKIPVYDDKMLTDTIKKAQIQFRNSMNLVNPWHMFGTTQITESSHLNGDTPIKNWAGVGIIDFGEENARKISGEEIRKDVLKSYGCAQCTLACGGHVKRETRYGTVEGHRLEYEGTGAFGGLNLIADLDAMSMSFELCNRYGLDIITTGAVIAFANELYERGILTEKDIGFKIGFGNSDAEVKLTELIGKGEGIGRILGMGQRYAAKVIGKGAEESAMEIGGQDLPMHDPRLMPSLGNTYISDATPGRHTAGGIGFNEGFELVLPFKHKESGTKIPRYEYHGKAHWQLLSVAGQEILNSTGMCLFSTNIWPNSYPYLELIKAITGWDLTEDDLVEIGWRIQMARHIFNAKQGINQYEIKPPGRVMGYPPLKAGPTAGVSVDYETLRNEYLSEIGLSRDGRPSPDVLKKLDIDPEIAVGI